One Halomonas sp. THAF5a genomic region harbors:
- the dapE gene encoding succinyl-diaminopimelate desuccinylase produces the protein MPTTEATELSPTLALACELIRRPSVTPDDLGCQALMIERLEALGFRVERLPFGDVENFWATRGHHGPLLAFAGHTDVVPSGPHTQWETPPFEPVIDDDGMLRGRGAADMKGSLAAMVTAVERFVTAHPDHHGRIGFLITSDEEGPAVDGTRAVVEHLRESHDRLDYCIVGEPSSTERLGDVIKNGRRGSLGGVLHIKGIQGHVAYPHLARNPIHQAMPALDALAREHWDEGNAFFPATSFQISNLRSGTGATNVIPGDVEVVFNFRFSTEVTHEQLRARTEALLDAHGLDYRLDWTLNGEPFLTAEGDLVEAAVAGVEEAVGLRPTLSTSGGTSDGRFIATLGSQVVELGPCNATIHQVNERVRASDLDDLSRAYEAILARLFVNGTARP, from the coding sequence ATGCCCACAACTGAGGCCACCGAACTCTCGCCGACCCTGGCGCTCGCCTGCGAGCTGATCCGGCGCCCCTCGGTGACGCCGGATGACCTGGGCTGCCAGGCGCTGATGATCGAGCGCCTGGAGGCCCTCGGCTTCCGGGTCGAGCGCCTGCCCTTCGGCGACGTGGAGAACTTCTGGGCGACCCGCGGCCACCACGGCCCGCTGCTGGCCTTCGCCGGGCACACCGACGTGGTGCCGAGCGGCCCCCACACCCAGTGGGAGACCCCTCCCTTCGAGCCCGTCATCGACGACGACGGCATGCTCCGGGGCCGCGGGGCCGCCGACATGAAGGGCAGCCTGGCGGCGATGGTCACCGCGGTGGAGCGCTTCGTCACCGCCCACCCGGACCACCACGGCCGGATCGGCTTCCTGATCACCTCCGACGAGGAGGGCCCGGCGGTGGACGGCACCCGGGCCGTGGTCGAGCACCTGCGCGAGAGCCATGACCGGCTCGACTACTGCATCGTCGGCGAACCCTCCTCCACGGAGCGCCTGGGCGACGTGATCAAGAACGGCCGGCGCGGCTCGCTCGGCGGCGTGCTGCACATCAAGGGCATCCAGGGCCACGTGGCCTACCCGCACCTGGCGCGCAACCCCATCCACCAGGCGATGCCCGCCCTGGACGCCCTGGCCCGGGAGCACTGGGACGAGGGCAACGCCTTCTTCCCGGCGACCAGCTTCCAGATCTCCAATCTCCGCTCGGGCACCGGCGCCACCAACGTCATCCCCGGCGACGTGGAGGTGGTGTTCAACTTCCGCTTCTCCACCGAGGTGACCCACGAGCAGCTCCGCGCTCGCACCGAGGCGCTGCTCGACGCTCACGGCCTCGACTACCGGCTGGACTGGACGCTCAACGGCGAGCCCTTCCTGACCGCCGAGGGCGACCTGGTGGAGGCCGCGGTGGCCGGCGTGGAGGAGGCCGTGGGGCTGCGCCCGACGCTTTCCACCTCCGGGGGCACCTCCGACGGGCGCTTCATCGCCACCCTGGGCAGCCAGGTGGTGGAGCTCGGCCCCTGCAACGCCACCATCCACCAGGTCAACGAGCGGGTGCGGGCGTCCGACCTCGACGACCTGAGCCGGGCCTACGAGGCGATCCTCGCAAGGCTCTTCGTCAACGGCACGGCGCGGCCCTGA
- the dapD gene encoding 2,3,4,5-tetrahydropyridine-2,6-dicarboxylate N-succinyltransferase: MLSFALGIGTQNTQGDWLEIYYPAPLLNPDASLVAAAAEVLDAPDGNAAVSFLPEQCGALAGALRDAGHPEQAELAESLAASQRPLVAMFLDVDAPPQSAPEVYLKLHLLSHRLVKPHGLDLTGMFGLLRNIAWTNEGAIDIEELPARRLKARLAGRPLSVDCVDKFPKMTDYVVPAGVRIGDTARVRLGAYLGEGTTVMHEGFVNFNAGAEGPGMIEGRISAGVMVGKGSDLGGGCSTMGTLSGGGNIVIRVGEGCLIGANAGIGIPLGDRCTVEAGLYITAGAKVTVLDDQGQVANTVAARDLAGQDDLLLRRNSQNGRIECLTNKSAIALNEALHAHN, translated from the coding sequence ATGCTGAGCTTTGCACTCGGAATCGGCACCCAGAACACCCAGGGCGACTGGCTGGAGATCTACTACCCGGCGCCGCTGCTGAACCCGGACGCGAGCCTGGTGGCCGCCGCCGCCGAGGTGCTCGACGCGCCCGACGGCAACGCCGCGGTGAGCTTCCTGCCCGAGCAGTGCGGCGCCCTGGCCGGCGCGCTGCGTGACGCCGGCCACCCGGAGCAGGCCGAGCTGGCCGAGTCCCTGGCGGCCAGCCAGCGCCCGCTGGTGGCGATGTTCCTCGACGTGGACGCCCCGCCCCAGAGCGCCCCGGAGGTCTACCTCAAGCTGCACCTGCTCTCCCATCGCCTGGTCAAGCCCCACGGCCTGGACCTCACCGGCATGTTCGGCCTGCTGCGCAACATCGCCTGGACCAACGAAGGCGCGATCGACATCGAGGAGCTGCCGGCGCGCCGCCTCAAGGCCCGCCTGGCCGGCCGTCCGCTCTCCGTGGACTGCGTCGACAAGTTCCCCAAGATGACCGACTACGTGGTACCGGCCGGCGTGCGCATCGGCGACACCGCCCGGGTGCGCCTGGGCGCCTACCTCGGCGAGGGCACCACCGTGATGCACGAGGGCTTCGTCAACTTCAACGCCGGCGCCGAGGGCCCGGGCATGATCGAGGGCCGCATCTCCGCCGGCGTGATGGTCGGCAAGGGCTCTGACCTCGGCGGCGGCTGCTCCACCATGGGCACCCTCTCCGGCGGCGGCAATATCGTCATCAGGGTCGGCGAGGGCTGCCTGATCGGCGCCAACGCCGGCATCGGCATCCCGCTGGGCGATCGCTGCACCGTGGAGGCCGGCCTGTACATCACCGCCGGGGCCAAGGTCACCGTGCTCGACGATCAGGGCCAGGTCGCCAACACCGTGGCCGCCCGGGATCTCGCCGGCCAGGACGACCTGCTGCTGCGTCGCAACTCCCAGAACGGCCGCATCGAGTGCCTCACCAACAAGAGCGCCATCGCGCTGAACGAGGCGCTGCATGCCCACAACTGA
- a CDS encoding arsenate reductase produces the protein MLTLYVIKNCDTCRRARKALDAKGIPFQVHDLREDGLSAPLLEHLLHRVPLMEVLNKRSTTWRQLDDEEKENLDANSARELLLAHPTLLKRPLLENGDEILVGFRDGDYDSL, from the coding sequence ATGCTGACGCTCTACGTGATCAAGAACTGCGACACCTGCCGCCGCGCGCGCAAGGCGCTGGACGCGAAGGGCATCCCCTTCCAGGTCCACGACCTGCGCGAGGACGGCCTCTCGGCCCCGCTGCTCGAACACCTCCTGCACCGGGTGCCGCTGATGGAGGTGCTCAACAAACGCAGCACCACCTGGCGCCAGCTCGACGACGAGGAGAAGGAGAACCTCGACGCCAACTCGGCCCGTGAGCTGCTGCTGGCCCACCCGACCCTGCTCAAGCGCCCGCTGCTGGAGAACGGCGACGAGATCCTCGTCGGCTTCCGCGACGGCGACTACGACTCACTCTAA
- the dapC gene encoding succinyldiaminopimelate transaminase, with amino-acid sequence MNPDLDALKPYPFEKLAALKADVTPPEGIAPISLTIGEPQHAPYAAALQALDEHRQAFARYPATAGLPELRRAIADWATRRFHLSGLDAERQVLPVNGTREALFAFVQAALDRTRPARVAMPNPFYQIYEGATLLAGGQPLYLDCRAETGFRPDLEAIPAETWREVQLVFVCSPGNPTGAVTPLEDFTRLIELADEHDFLIASDECYSELYLEEAAPPPGLLEACARLGRHDYRRCLVFHSLSKRSNLPGLRSGFVAGDADLIAPFRRYRTYHGCAMSLPLQHASIAAWNDEAHVRANRDAYREKFAAVTEILAPVMDFPAPEAGFYLWPAVPGGDDAAFARALHAEEHVGVLPGSYMGRPGHDGTNPGAGRLRLALVAEVEATAEAARRIRRFIERSPRC; translated from the coding sequence ATGAACCCCGACCTCGACGCCCTCAAGCCCTACCCCTTCGAGAAGCTCGCCGCCCTCAAGGCCGACGTGACGCCGCCCGAGGGGATCGCGCCGATCTCGTTGACGATCGGCGAGCCCCAGCACGCGCCCTACGCCGCCGCGCTCCAGGCGCTCGACGAGCACCGCCAGGCCTTCGCCCGCTACCCGGCCACCGCCGGCCTCCCGGAGCTGCGCCGCGCCATCGCCGACTGGGCGACTCGGCGCTTTCACCTGTCGGGCCTCGACGCCGAGCGGCAGGTGCTGCCGGTCAACGGCACCCGCGAGGCGCTCTTCGCCTTCGTGCAGGCGGCACTGGATCGCACCCGCCCCGCCCGGGTGGCGATGCCCAACCCCTTCTACCAGATCTACGAGGGGGCGACGCTGCTCGCCGGCGGCCAGCCGCTCTACCTGGACTGCCGCGCCGAGACGGGCTTCCGGCCGGATCTCGAGGCCATACCGGCCGAGACCTGGCGCGAGGTGCAGCTGGTGTTCGTCTGCTCGCCGGGCAACCCCACCGGGGCGGTGACGCCGCTTGAAGACTTCACGCGGCTGATCGAGCTCGCCGACGAGCATGATTTCCTCATCGCCTCGGACGAGTGCTACTCGGAGCTCTACCTGGAGGAGGCGGCGCCGCCCCCGGGGCTGCTCGAGGCCTGCGCGCGGCTGGGCCGCCACGACTACCGGCGCTGCCTGGTGTTCCACTCGCTCTCCAAGCGCTCCAACCTGCCGGGGCTGCGCTCGGGCTTCGTGGCCGGCGATGCCGACCTGATCGCCCCCTTCCGGCGCTATCGCACCTATCACGGCTGCGCCATGTCGCTGCCGCTGCAGCACGCCTCGATCGCCGCCTGGAACGACGAGGCCCACGTGCGCGCCAACCGCGACGCCTACCGCGAGAAGTTCGCGGCGGTCACCGAGATCCTCGCCCCGGTGATGGACTTCCCCGCGCCCGAGGCGGGCTTCTACCTGTGGCCCGCGGTGCCGGGCGGCGACGACGCGGCCTTCGCCCGCGCCCTCCACGCCGAGGAGCACGTCGGCGTGCTGCCCGGTTCGTATATGGGCCGTCCAGGACACGACGGCACCAACCCCGGCGCCGGGCGCCTGCGCCTGGCCCTGGTGGCGGAGGTCGAGGCCACCGCCGAGGCCGCGCGCCGCATTCGCCGCTTCATCGAGAGGAGCCCCCGATGCTGA
- a CDS encoding [protein-PII] uridylyltransferase has product MLLHHYRFAPDESLFDVEAFRAELAGERSPITPFKAALREIQARLDERFRAGADIRDLVHGRAWCLDRLLAIAWEQHDWPGDGVALLAVGGYGRGELHPHSDIDLLLLLEEDDDTPFREALTAFITFLWDIGLEIGHSVRSLADCEREARADVTVITNLLESRTLAGPERLREAMQARLSTERLWPADRFFEAKWQEQISRHYRYNNSEYHLEPNIKSSPGGLRDIQMIGWVAKRHFDTQRYEDLVAGSFMNDAELRILSQGQAFLWQVRYALHMLTGRAEDRLLFDHQRTIAELFGFRDTPERLAVEQFMKRYYRHVTALAGLNDMLLQHFDEAILHAGQALPTVPLNERFEIKGGYIQARSRNVFRKRPSALLELFLLMAEHPEIEGVRAATIRLLRDHRHLIDDLYRDDLRHQSLFMALLRSDGNVARQLRRMNRYGLLGKYLPEFGQAVGLMQHDLFHIYTVDAHTLRLLKCIHGFRKPAAREEFPVAATLIHQLPKLELLWIAGLYHDIGKGRGGDHSILGARDAERFCERHGLSGRDTRLVSWLVEHHLMMSMVAQKRDITDPDVIAEFARLVGDETRLDYLYVLTVADINATNPTLWNGWRASLLRQLHGETKRALRRGLENPLERDDWVQETRSEAHSLLATVGADMARVDRLWESLGEDYFLQYAPSEIVWQTQGILDHGASQLPLILINAPTDDMAEGGTKVFIHTRSVDDLFAATAAAMDQLGLSIHDARIATSSNDWTLNTFIVLDDHGQAIRAPGRLEEIRRHLVEELDDPDDYPQIVTRHTPRQLKHFRVPTEVSIEQDPANERTLLEVVAPDRPGLLARVGRIFMEQNIALSAAKIATLGERVEDVFFITDKAGAPLVDPERQQRLRERLIEALSVTG; this is encoded by the coding sequence ATGCTGCTGCACCACTATCGCTTCGCGCCCGACGAGAGCCTCTTCGACGTCGAGGCCTTCCGCGCCGAGCTCGCCGGCGAGCGCTCCCCCATCACCCCCTTCAAGGCGGCGCTGCGGGAGATCCAGGCGCGGCTCGACGAGCGCTTCCGCGCCGGCGCCGACATCCGCGATCTGGTGCACGGCCGGGCCTGGTGCCTGGACCGCCTGCTGGCCATCGCCTGGGAGCAGCATGACTGGCCCGGCGACGGCGTGGCGCTGCTCGCCGTGGGCGGCTACGGCCGCGGCGAGCTGCACCCCCACTCCGACATCGACCTGCTGCTGCTGCTCGAGGAGGACGATGACACGCCCTTCCGGGAGGCGCTGACCGCCTTCATCACCTTCCTGTGGGACATCGGCCTGGAGATCGGCCACAGCGTGCGCTCGCTCGCCGACTGCGAGCGCGAGGCCCGCGCCGACGTGACGGTGATCACTAACCTGCTCGAATCGCGCACCCTGGCCGGCCCCGAACGGCTGCGCGAGGCGATGCAGGCGCGGCTCTCCACCGAGCGGCTGTGGCCGGCGGACCGCTTCTTCGAGGCCAAGTGGCAGGAGCAGATCAGCCGCCACTACCGCTACAACAACTCCGAGTACCACCTCGAGCCCAACATCAAGAGCTCGCCCGGCGGGCTGCGCGACATCCAGATGATCGGCTGGGTGGCCAAGCGCCACTTCGACACCCAGCGCTACGAGGACCTGGTCGCCGGCAGCTTCATGAACGACGCCGAGCTGCGCATCCTCAGCCAGGGCCAGGCCTTCCTCTGGCAGGTCCGCTACGCCCTGCACATGCTCACCGGCCGCGCCGAGGACCGGCTGCTGTTCGACCACCAGCGCACCATCGCCGAGCTGTTCGGCTTTCGCGACACCCCGGAGCGCCTCGCCGTCGAGCAGTTCATGAAGCGCTACTACCGCCACGTCACGGCGCTGGCCGGGCTCAACGACATGCTGCTGCAGCACTTCGACGAGGCGATCCTCCACGCCGGCCAGGCGCTGCCCACCGTGCCGCTCAACGAGCGGTTCGAGATCAAGGGCGGCTATATCCAGGCACGCTCGCGCAACGTGTTTCGCAAGCGGCCCTCGGCGCTGCTCGAGCTCTTCCTGCTGATGGCCGAGCACCCGGAGATCGAGGGGGTGCGCGCCGCCACCATCCGCCTGCTCCGCGACCACCGCCACCTGATCGACGACCTCTACCGCGACGACCTGCGCCACCAGAGCCTGTTCATGGCCCTGCTGCGCTCAGACGGCAACGTCGCCCGCCAGCTCCGGCGCATGAACCGCTACGGCCTGCTCGGCAAGTACCTGCCGGAATTCGGCCAGGCGGTGGGGCTGATGCAGCACGACCTCTTCCACATCTATACCGTGGACGCCCACACCCTGCGCCTGCTCAAGTGCATCCACGGCTTCCGCAAGCCCGCGGCCCGCGAGGAGTTCCCGGTGGCCGCCACCCTGATCCACCAGCTGCCCAAGCTGGAGCTCTTGTGGATCGCCGGGCTCTACCACGACATCGGCAAGGGCCGCGGCGGCGACCACTCGATCCTCGGGGCCCGGGACGCCGAGCGCTTCTGCGAGCGCCACGGCCTCTCCGGCCGGGACACCCGCCTGGTCAGCTGGCTGGTGGAGCACCACCTGATGATGTCGATGGTCGCCCAGAAGCGCGACATCACCGACCCCGACGTGATCGCCGAGTTCGCCCGCCTGGTCGGCGACGAGACCCGACTCGACTACCTCTATGTGCTGACGGTGGCCGACATCAACGCCACCAACCCGACGCTCTGGAACGGCTGGCGCGCCTCGCTGCTGCGCCAGCTGCACGGCGAGACCAAGCGCGCCCTGCGCCGTGGCCTGGAGAACCCCCTGGAGCGCGACGACTGGGTGCAGGAGACCCGCAGCGAGGCCCACTCGCTGCTGGCCACGGTGGGCGCCGACATGGCCCGGGTCGACCGGCTCTGGGAATCGCTGGGCGAGGACTACTTCCTGCAGTACGCGCCCAGCGAGATCGTCTGGCAGACCCAGGGCATCCTCGACCACGGCGCGAGCCAGCTGCCGCTGATCCTGATCAACGCCCCCACCGACGACATGGCCGAGGGCGGCACCAAGGTGTTCATCCACACCCGCTCGGTGGACGACCTCTTCGCCGCCACCGCCGCCGCCATGGACCAGCTGGGGCTGTCGATCCACGACGCTCGCATCGCCACCTCGAGCAACGACTGGACGCTGAACACCTTCATCGTGCTGGACGACCACGGCCAGGCGATCCGCGCCCCGGGGCGCCTGGAGGAGATCCGTCGCCACCTGGTGGAGGAGCTCGACGACCCTGACGACTACCCGCAGATCGTCACCCGCCACACCCCGCGCCAGCTCAAGCACTTCCGCGTGCCCACCGAGGTCAGCATCGAGCAGGACCCGGCCAACGAGCGCACCCTCCTCGAGGTGGTCGCCCCCGACCGCCCCGGCCTGCTGGCCCGGGTCGGGCGCATCTTCATGGAGCAGAACATCGCCCTGTCGGCGGCCAAGATCGCCACCCTGGGCGAACGGGTCGAGGACGTCTTCTTCATCACCGACAAGGCCGGCGCGCCGCTCGTCGACCCCGAGCGCCAGCAGCGGCTGCGCGAGCGGCTCATCGAGGCGCTCTCGGTCACCGGCTGA
- the map gene encoding type I methionyl aminopeptidase, with product MNVPIKTPDEIEKMREAGRQAASVFEMIIPHVKAGVSTGELDRLCHDFIVDELGSTPAPLNYHGFPKSICTSINHVVCHGIPDDAKKLKKGDIMNIDITVKTADGYHGDSSMMFIVGESIQGERLCRVTQECLYRSMALVRPGARLSELARAIQSHAEANGYSVVRDFCGHGIGAGFHEDPQILHYDGYAPEADIALEEGMCFTIEPMINVGGHQTKVLRDGWTAVTKDKSLTAQWEHTLLVTATGVEVLTARRDEDLSFLDR from the coding sequence ATGAACGTACCCATCAAGACGCCCGACGAGATCGAGAAGATGCGCGAGGCCGGCCGCCAGGCCGCCAGCGTGTTCGAGATGATCATCCCGCACGTGAAGGCCGGCGTGAGCACCGGCGAGCTCGACCGGCTCTGCCACGACTTCATCGTCGACGAGCTGGGCTCGACCCCGGCGCCGCTGAACTACCACGGCTTCCCCAAGTCGATCTGCACCTCGATCAACCACGTGGTCTGCCACGGCATCCCCGATGACGCCAAGAAGCTGAAGAAAGGCGACATCATGAACATCGACATCACCGTGAAGACCGCCGACGGCTACCACGGCGACTCCAGCATGATGTTCATCGTCGGCGAGAGCATCCAGGGCGAGCGGCTGTGCCGCGTCACCCAGGAGTGCCTCTACCGCAGCATGGCCCTGGTGCGCCCGGGCGCCCGCCTCTCCGAGCTGGCCCGCGCCATCCAGTCCCACGCCGAGGCCAACGGCTACTCGGTGGTGCGCGACTTCTGCGGCCACGGCATCGGCGCCGGCTTCCACGAGGACCCGCAGATCCTGCACTATGACGGCTACGCGCCCGAGGCCGACATCGCCCTCGAGGAGGGCATGTGCTTCACCATCGAGCCGATGATCAACGTCGGCGGCCACCAGACCAAGGTGCTGCGCGATGGCTGGACCGCCGTGACCAAGGACAAGAGCCTCACCGCCCAGTGGGAGCACACCCTGCTGGTCACCGCGACGGGGGTCGAGGTGCTGACCGCGCGTCGCGACGAAGACCTCTCCTTCCTCGACCGCTGA
- the rpsB gene encoding 30S ribosomal protein S2: MAHVNMRDLLKAGAHFGHQTKYWNPKMSKYIFGARNKIHIINLEHTLPALNEAIDVVEKMAAANNKIMFVGTKRSASKIIKEEAKRVGQPFVNHRWLGGMLTNYKTIRVSIKRLRDLETMHEDGTFEKLTKKEVLMATREQDKLERSVGGIKEMGGLPDALFVIDVDHERIAINEANKLGIPVIGVVDTNSNPDGVDYVIPGNDDSIRAIQIYVKAVADACARAKEGRPDEFVEVTDAEESQSDAAAE, encoded by the coding sequence ATGGCACACGTCAACATGCGTGACCTGCTCAAAGCAGGTGCTCACTTCGGTCACCAGACCAAGTACTGGAACCCGAAGATGAGCAAGTACATCTTCGGCGCCCGCAACAAGATCCACATCATCAACCTCGAGCACACCCTGCCGGCCCTCAACGAGGCCATCGATGTGGTCGAGAAGATGGCAGCGGCCAACAACAAGATCATGTTCGTCGGCACCAAGCGCAGCGCGAGCAAGATCATCAAGGAAGAGGCCAAGCGCGTTGGTCAGCCGTTCGTCAACCACCGCTGGCTCGGCGGCATGCTGACGAACTACAAGACCATCCGCGTCTCCATCAAGCGCCTGCGCGACCTCGAGACCATGCACGAGGACGGCACCTTCGAGAAGCTGACCAAGAAGGAAGTGCTGATGGCGACCCGCGAGCAGGACAAGCTCGAGCGGTCCGTGGGCGGTATCAAGGAAATGGGCGGCCTGCCCGATGCCCTGTTCGTGATCGACGTCGATCACGAGCGCATCGCCATCAACGAGGCGAACAAGCTGGGCATCCCGGTCATCGGCGTGGTGGATACCAACTCCAACCCCGATGGCGTCGACTACGTGATCCCGGGCAACGATGACTCCATCCGCGCCATCCAGATCTACGTCAAGGCCGTCGCCGACGCCTGCGCCCGCGCGAAGGAAGGTCGTCCCGACGAGTTCGTCGAGGTGACCGACGCCGAAGAGAGCCAGAGCGACGCCGCCGCCGAGTGA
- the tsf gene encoding translation elongation factor Ts, giving the protein MAAISASQVKELRERTGLGMMECKKALTETDGDIEQAIENLRKNSGLKAAKKADRTAAEGAVVTRVAEDGSYGVMVEINSETDFVARDDNFTAFAKKIADAFFAAKSEDVAAVMEGELETAREQLVQKIGENIGVRRCVVVEAGDGNLVGEYVHGGRIGVLTVLKGGNAETARDIAMHVAAINPAVAHPEDMPQEQLDAEKAIILAQPDMAGKPENIAEKMVQGRLKKYLAENSLTQQAFVKNPDQTVAEYAKAAGGDVIGFTRFEVGEGIEKEEVDFATEVMEQAKRS; this is encoded by the coding sequence ATGGCAGCGATCAGCGCCTCCCAGGTCAAGGAACTGCGCGAGCGTACCGGGCTCGGCATGATGGAGTGCAAGAAGGCACTCACCGAGACCGATGGTGACATCGAGCAGGCGATCGAGAACCTGCGCAAGAACTCCGGCCTCAAGGCCGCCAAGAAGGCCGACCGCACCGCCGCCGAAGGCGCCGTGGTCACCCGCGTGGCCGAGGACGGCAGCTACGGCGTGATGGTCGAGATCAACTCCGAGACCGACTTCGTCGCCCGTGACGACAACTTCACCGCCTTCGCCAAGAAGATCGCCGACGCCTTCTTCGCCGCCAAGAGCGAGGACGTGGCCGCCGTGATGGAAGGCGAGCTCGAGACCGCGCGCGAGCAGCTGGTGCAGAAGATCGGCGAGAACATCGGCGTGCGTCGCTGCGTCGTGGTCGAGGCCGGCGACGGCAACCTGGTGGGCGAGTACGTCCACGGTGGCCGCATCGGCGTGCTGACCGTGCTCAAGGGCGGCAACGCCGAGACGGCCCGCGACATCGCCATGCACGTCGCCGCCATCAATCCGGCCGTGGCGCATCCCGAGGACATGCCTCAGGAGCAGCTGGACGCCGAGAAGGCGATCATCCTGGCCCAGCCGGACATGGCCGGCAAGCCGGAGAACATCGCCGAGAAGATGGTCCAGGGTCGTCTCAAGAAGTACCTGGCCGAGAACAGCCTGACCCAGCAGGCCTTCGTCAAGAACCCGGATCAGACCGTGGCCGAGTACGCCAAGGCCGCCGGCGGCGACGTGATCGGCTTCACCCGCTTCGAAGTGGGCGAGGGCATCGAGAAGGAAGAGGTCGACTTCGCGACCGAAGTGATGGAACAGGCCAAGCGCAGCTAA
- the pyrH gene encoding UMP kinase → MTSADQPAPSKPEKSRAEVSKYKRILLKLSGEALTGDAEFGIDPKVLDRLALEIGQLVGIGVQVGIVVGGGNLFRGAALHEAGMDRVTGDHMGMLATVMNALAMRDALERSNIRSRVMSAIPMSGVVEHYDRRTAIRYLTSGDVVMFSAGTGNPFFTTDSAACLRGIEIDADVVVKATKVDGVYDKDPVKHADAVKYEQLSYDDALDQKLGVMDLTAICLVRDHDMPVRVFNMNKPGALLNLVVGGKEGTLIDRG, encoded by the coding sequence ATGACCAGCGCCGATCAACCCGCCCCCAGCAAGCCCGAGAAATCCCGTGCCGAGGTATCCAAGTACAAGCGCATCCTGCTCAAGCTGTCCGGTGAGGCCCTGACCGGGGATGCCGAGTTCGGCATCGATCCCAAGGTGCTGGATCGCCTGGCGCTGGAGATCGGCCAGCTGGTGGGCATCGGCGTCCAGGTCGGCATCGTGGTCGGCGGCGGCAACCTGTTCCGCGGCGCCGCGCTGCACGAGGCGGGCATGGATCGCGTCACCGGCGACCACATGGGCATGCTGGCCACGGTGATGAACGCCCTGGCCATGCGCGACGCCCTCGAGCGCTCCAACATCCGCTCGCGGGTGATGTCGGCGATTCCCATGAGCGGCGTGGTGGAGCACTACGACCGCCGCACCGCCATCCGCTACCTGACCTCCGGCGACGTGGTGATGTTCTCGGCCGGCACCGGCAACCCCTTCTTCACCACCGATTCCGCGGCCTGCCTGCGCGGCATCGAGATCGACGCCGACGTGGTGGTCAAGGCCACCAAGGTGGACGGGGTCTACGACAAGGATCCTGTCAAGCACGCCGATGCGGTCAAGTACGAGCAGCTGTCCTATGATGATGCGCTCGACCAGAAGCTCGGCGTGATGGATTTGACCGCTATCTGCCTGGTGCGGGACCATGACATGCCGGTGCGGGTCTTCAACATGAACAAGCCGGGCGCGCTGCTGAACCTGGTGGTGGGTGGCAAGGAAGGCACGCTGATTGACAGAGGGTGA
- the frr gene encoding ribosome recycling factor — MIDDIKKDAETRMKKSLEALHSNFNKIRTGRAHPSILDAVSVEYYGSQMPLNQVASINVEDARTLTVVPWEQSMVPKVEKAIMTSDLGLNPASAGNVIRVPMPMLTEETRKGYIKQARQEAENARVAVRNVRRDANGDIKSLLKEKEITEDEQRQAEDAIQKLTDGIVAEIDKALESKEHDLLQV; from the coding sequence GTGATCGACGACATCAAGAAGGATGCGGAAACCCGCATGAAGAAGAGCCTCGAGGCCCTTCACTCCAACTTCAACAAGATCCGTACCGGCCGCGCGCATCCCAGCATCCTGGATGCGGTGAGCGTCGAGTACTACGGTAGCCAGATGCCGCTCAACCAGGTGGCCTCGATCAACGTCGAGGACGCGCGCACCCTGACCGTGGTGCCCTGGGAGCAGAGCATGGTGCCGAAGGTCGAGAAGGCGATCATGACCTCCGACCTGGGCCTCAACCCGGCGAGCGCCGGCAACGTGATCCGCGTGCCGATGCCGATGCTGACCGAGGAGACCCGCAAGGGCTACATCAAGCAGGCGCGCCAGGAAGCCGAGAATGCCCGGGTGGCGGTGCGCAACGTGCGCCGCGACGCCAACGGCGACATCAAGTCGCTGCTCAAGGAGAAGGAGATCACCGAGGACGAGCAGCGCCAGGCCGAGGATGCGATCCAGAAGCTGACCGATGGCATCGTCGCCGAGATCGACAAGGCGCTGGAGTCCAAGGAACACGACCTGCTGCAGGTCTGA